From a single Cyclobacterium marinum DSM 745 genomic region:
- the rnhA gene encoding ribonuclease HI: MIKIYTDGASRGNPGNGGYGVILLYKNLRKELSEGFRLTTNNRMELLAVIRGLEALKVEGLPITIFSDSKYVVDSVQKGWIWSWQKKGFKGKKNMDLWKRYIPLHLKYKPTFQWVKGHAGNPLNERCDELAVSAAMGNNLPADQGYEAEQKG; the protein is encoded by the coding sequence ATGATAAAAATTTATACCGATGGAGCGAGTAGGGGCAATCCCGGAAACGGTGGATATGGGGTGATATTACTTTATAAAAATTTAAGAAAGGAGCTTTCCGAAGGTTTTCGCTTGACTACCAATAACAGAATGGAGTTGCTCGCGGTTATCAGGGGTCTAGAGGCATTGAAAGTAGAAGGGTTGCCAATAACCATCTTTTCAGATAGCAAATATGTGGTAGATTCCGTTCAAAAAGGTTGGATATGGAGTTGGCAAAAAAAGGGGTTCAAGGGTAAAAAAAACATGGACCTTTGGAAAAGGTACATTCCCTTACATTTAAAATACAAACCTACCTTTCAGTGGGTAAAAGGTCATGCCGGAAATCCACTCAATGAAAGGTGTGATGAATTGGCGGTATCAGCAGCCATGGGAAATAATTTACCCGCCGACCAAGGCTATGAGGCAGAACAAAAAGGCTAA
- a CDS encoding D-alanyl-D-alanine carboxypeptidase encodes MKHCKWLCILLFFSCTVQKINKAVRTSDVFEKGHMGFMLYDPVKDKTLVKLNEAKYFIPASNTKIFTFYSSYKALGDGYINGLNYTYQGDSLIFWGTGDPSLLHPDFKDSTVVEFLKANPKNLFMVDNFEQLSSYGPGWSWNWFPYYFAAERSAMPIFGNVLRFSKRAELAEASPYPKSVLLPLMPSNRTTPENYFIQRDFKKNTYEYAINKEKDSLTFATDKPFITSATLTKNLLQEAVGKQITLLENKGITQGPHEKLQTVKADSLYAQMMKISDNFLAEQLMVLVSDAVLDSINIRAGISYAKEHYLADLPDEPQWVDGSGLSPQNMFTPRSVIKLLQKIHSEIPMEKIKAYFPAGGESGTIRNWYPADPGEPAYVYAKTGTLAMSTALSGFLITKSGKTLLFSTFFNNYTGSSSVQKKELQKLLYFIHDKY; translated from the coding sequence ATGAAACATTGTAAATGGTTGTGCATATTGCTATTCTTTTCCTGCACCGTTCAAAAAATCAACAAGGCTGTACGTACTTCAGATGTGTTTGAAAAGGGGCACATGGGCTTTATGCTTTATGATCCTGTAAAGGACAAAACACTGGTAAAATTAAACGAAGCCAAATACTTTATCCCAGCCTCCAATACCAAAATATTTACCTTTTATTCCAGTTACAAAGCCCTGGGTGATGGATACATCAACGGTTTGAATTATACCTACCAGGGCGATTCGCTAATTTTTTGGGGAACAGGAGACCCTTCACTTTTACACCCGGACTTTAAGGACAGTACTGTAGTGGAATTTCTCAAAGCAAATCCTAAAAACTTATTCATGGTTGATAATTTTGAGCAACTTTCCAGTTATGGACCCGGATGGTCTTGGAACTGGTTTCCTTACTATTTTGCTGCCGAAAGATCCGCCATGCCTATTTTTGGAAATGTATTGCGCTTTTCTAAAAGAGCTGAGTTAGCGGAAGCATCTCCCTATCCAAAATCTGTCCTTTTACCTCTAATGCCATCAAATCGAACGACTCCGGAAAATTATTTTATCCAAAGAGACTTTAAGAAAAACACCTATGAATATGCCATAAACAAAGAAAAAGACAGCTTGACTTTTGCAACCGATAAACCTTTTATTACCTCTGCCACATTAACCAAAAACCTCTTGCAGGAAGCAGTAGGAAAACAAATAACACTCCTGGAAAACAAAGGCATTACCCAAGGACCACATGAGAAATTGCAAACGGTTAAGGCAGATTCCCTGTATGCGCAGATGATGAAAATCAGTGACAATTTCTTGGCAGAACAGTTGATGGTTTTGGTCTCGGATGCAGTCTTAGATTCAATCAATATCCGTGCTGGTATCTCCTATGCAAAGGAACACTATTTGGCAGATCTGCCTGATGAGCCGCAGTGGGTGGATGGATCTGGGCTTTCTCCACAGAATATGTTTACCCCTCGCTCGGTTATCAAACTGCTTCAAAAAATCCATTCAGAAATCCCTATGGAAAAAATTAAGGCTTACTTCCCGGCAGGGGGAGAATCCGGTACTATCCGCAACTGGTATCCTGCAGACCCCGGTGAACCTGCCTATGTCTACGCCAAAACAGGCACCCTTGCTATGAGCACTGCCCTAAGTGGGTTCCTTATTACCAAAAGTGGCAAAACCTTGCTTTTCAGCACCTTCTTTAACAATTACACCGGAAGCTCCAGCGTGCAGAAGAAAGAATTGCAAAAGCTATTGTATTTTATTCATGATAAATATTAA
- a CDS encoding transposase, which translates to MDKYQNKYRVGSIRLPGYDYRKNGAYFITICTKNREHFFGKIVDAPTMQLNELGQITHKYWMEIPNHFPFVELENFVVMPNHTHGILVIKRDQFIELEKRQIFWLGQQKSLEMI; encoded by the coding sequence ATGGACAAATACCAAAATAAATACCGCGTAGGATCTATTCGTTTACCCGGATATGATTATCGGAAAAACGGTGCCTATTTTATAACCATCTGTACAAAAAATAGGGAACATTTTTTTGGGAAAATTGTGGATGCCCCTACAATGCAATTGAATGAATTAGGCCAAATCACCCACAAATATTGGATGGAAATACCCAACCATTTCCCATTTGTTGAATTGGAAAATTTCGTTGTGATGCCCAATCATACCCATGGTATATTGGTGATTAAACGTGATCAATTCATTGAATTGGAAAAAAGACAAATTTTCTGGCTAGGTCAGCAAAAAAGTTTAGAAATGATTTGA
- a CDS encoding glycoside hydrolase family 97 protein, with protein sequence MKNIFRSLGIFVLALVFQSCTSANDVHVSSPNGKFRFELLTEDSQLYYRAFFDDKEIVGKSILGFELSDTSNITQSLKINEVKESKVATDWKPVYGERNLYPEQYHQAIVTFSSKDQKTPLFQLNIRAYNEGLAFQYAFENPGKVTIDAELTEFSLPAHAEAWISERAQGEIIKQKVSEIGEKIVERPLLVELQDSLFVALGEAALVDFARMKFELSKEKPTALVASLDGKVQFDRQFTSPWRTIMAGNSAGELLENNYLLLNLNAPNAIKNSDWIKPGKVIREVTLTTDGGIACIDFAVKHNLQYIEFDAGWYGNEYDDASDATTITVDPNRSKGPLDLKQVIKYAESKGIGVILYVNRRALEKQLDEVLPLLKSWGVKGIKYGFVNVGPQEWTSWLHEAVRKAADHGLMIDIHDEYRPTGYSRTYPNLMTQEGIRGDEESPDNTMVLKTLFTRMLAGAGDHTNCYFAERVDSKMGSHASQLAKAVMIYSPWQFLYWYDRPENSPGAHKGAGNSTNFILEVPELTFFDQMPTVWDDTKVLSGYPGEYAVVATRSEDTWFIGALNGLQERDSEVSFDFLDPNQAYTATIFTDDEEMKTHSRVALEKRNLTSEDVMNFKLGKHKGMAMVIKPAK encoded by the coding sequence ATGAAAAATATTTTTAGATCTCTTGGGATTTTTGTTTTAGCGCTTGTATTTCAATCCTGCACGAGCGCCAATGATGTTCATGTAAGCAGCCCTAATGGAAAATTTAGGTTTGAATTGCTGACTGAAGATTCACAGCTATATTATCGCGCATTTTTTGATGATAAAGAGATCGTAGGAAAGTCTATACTTGGATTTGAGCTTTCTGACACAAGCAATATCACCCAAAGCCTTAAAATAAATGAGGTTAAAGAAAGTAAAGTAGCAACAGATTGGAAGCCTGTTTATGGTGAAAGAAACCTTTATCCAGAGCAATACCATCAAGCCATTGTTACCTTTAGTTCAAAGGACCAAAAAACGCCTCTCTTCCAACTCAACATAAGGGCATACAATGAAGGGCTTGCCTTTCAGTATGCATTTGAAAATCCCGGAAAGGTTACCATTGATGCTGAACTAACCGAATTTTCTCTTCCTGCCCATGCAGAGGCATGGATTTCTGAAAGGGCTCAAGGAGAAATTATCAAACAAAAAGTTAGCGAAATAGGCGAAAAAATTGTGGAACGTCCCTTATTAGTGGAGCTTCAGGATTCCTTATTTGTAGCCTTGGGTGAAGCTGCTTTGGTTGATTTTGCCAGAATGAAGTTTGAATTGTCTAAGGAAAAGCCTACAGCTTTGGTCGCCAGTCTTGATGGAAAAGTTCAATTTGATCGGCAATTTACAAGCCCTTGGAGAACAATTATGGCAGGAAATTCAGCAGGTGAATTACTGGAAAACAATTACCTACTATTGAACCTCAATGCTCCAAATGCCATAAAAAACTCAGATTGGATAAAACCCGGAAAGGTTATTCGTGAAGTTACGCTCACCACAGATGGGGGGATTGCCTGTATAGACTTTGCTGTGAAACACAATTTACAATACATTGAATTTGATGCCGGATGGTATGGAAATGAATACGATGACGCTTCGGATGCGACCACCATTACAGTAGATCCAAACCGCTCCAAAGGCCCTCTGGACCTCAAGCAGGTAATCAAATATGCAGAAAGCAAGGGAATAGGGGTGATTTTGTATGTCAACCGAAGAGCTTTAGAAAAACAATTGGATGAAGTATTGCCATTATTAAAATCATGGGGAGTAAAAGGTATCAAATATGGCTTTGTTAATGTAGGTCCACAGGAATGGACCAGTTGGTTACATGAGGCGGTACGAAAGGCCGCAGACCATGGTCTTATGATAGACATACACGATGAATACCGGCCAACGGGCTATTCCCGCACCTATCCAAACCTGATGACGCAAGAAGGTATTCGTGGCGATGAGGAATCTCCTGACAATACCATGGTTTTAAAAACCTTGTTTACCCGTATGCTGGCAGGTGCCGGTGACCATACCAATTGCTATTTTGCAGAAAGAGTAGACAGTAAAATGGGCTCACATGCTTCGCAACTGGCAAAGGCAGTTATGATCTACAGCCCTTGGCAATTCCTTTATTGGTATGACCGACCTGAAAATTCTCCCGGAGCACATAAAGGAGCCGGAAACAGTACCAATTTTATCCTAGAAGTGCCCGAATTGACATTTTTCGACCAAATGCCTACCGTTTGGGATGACACTAAAGTGCTTTCCGGCTACCCGGGAGAATATGCAGTTGTCGCCACAAGAAGTGAAGACACCTGGTTTATCGGCGCGCTTAATGGATTACAGGAAAGAGACAGTGAAGTCTCATTTGATTTTTTAGACCCAAATCAAGCATACACCGCTACAATTTTCACGGATGATGAAGAAATGAAAACCCACAGCAGGGTAGCTTTAGAGAAAAGAAACCTAACGTCAGAGGATGTGATGAATTTCAAATTGGGAAAACACAAGGGAATGGCGATGGTTATAAAACCTGCAAAATAG
- a CDS encoding DUF2442 domain-containing protein — protein MTRNTLLIKVEQAEYVSDYQIRLTFSDGLTGTVDLKDEIWGEVFEPLKDINYFKNFTQDRWTIGWDCGADFAPEFLHALTKKQSKKAHTIG, from the coding sequence ATGACAAGGAATACACTACTAATAAAAGTCGAACAAGCGGAATATGTATCAGATTACCAAATAAGGTTAACTTTTTCGGACGGATTAACTGGGACCGTAGACTTAAAAGACGAAATATGGGGAGAGGTTTTTGAACCATTAAAGGATATAAATTATTTTAAAAACTTCACCCAAGACCGCTGGACTATTGGCTGGGATTGTGGGGCGGACTTTGCCCCTGAATTCCTTCATGCGCTCACTAAAAAGCAATCCAAAAAAGCGCATACCATTGGATAA
- a CDS encoding L-serine ammonia-lyase codes for MESISIFEIIKVGIGPSSSHTMGPWRAALSFLNHLNKNKQINEVTEIKTYLYGSLAKTGLGHGTDKAVMLGLSNEDFLTIDTDKIDETIDQINQNACINISEDHAIPFNYKQHILFEFKKCLDYHPNGMRFDASLSDGTTVSREYFSVGGGFVVTHASDQIAQNPIKTEYPCHTQKDLLDNCNKLNLTISELVMLNETAWQSEAETRKQALYIWNEIKNCIFRGVNKSGLLPGGLKVRRRAYDLNKKFLKGQKFNNVADWIKAIKKGPKDFNTVNKWISVFALAVNEENASFGRIITAPTNGASGVIPAVLMYAHCFTPNFDEDEIVKFILTAGEIGTLYKKGATISAAMGGCQAEIGVSSSMAAGALTEALGGRKEQVCQAAEIAMEHHLGMTCDPIGGLVQIPCIERNSMGAIKAITASNMALESDSSAARLSLDNVIQVMWETALDMKSKYKETSEGGLAKIPVNIAEC; via the coding sequence ATGGAATCAATAAGCATTTTTGAAATTATAAAAGTTGGCATTGGACCATCCAGTTCCCATACCATGGGACCCTGGAGGGCAGCCCTGTCTTTTTTAAATCACCTGAATAAAAACAAGCAAATTAACGAAGTCACAGAGATTAAAACCTATTTATATGGTTCACTGGCAAAAACAGGCTTAGGGCATGGTACAGACAAAGCCGTAATGCTGGGCCTCTCTAATGAGGATTTCCTTACTATCGATACGGATAAAATAGACGAGACAATTGACCAAATAAATCAAAACGCTTGCATCAATATTTCAGAAGACCATGCCATTCCTTTTAATTACAAGCAACACATCCTTTTTGAATTCAAAAAATGTTTGGATTACCATCCGAATGGGATGCGGTTTGATGCTAGCCTAAGTGATGGCACTACTGTTTCGCGGGAATATTTTTCCGTAGGTGGTGGTTTTGTGGTCACCCATGCTTCTGACCAAATAGCCCAAAATCCTATCAAAACTGAATACCCTTGTCACACCCAAAAAGACCTTTTGGATAACTGTAACAAACTTAACCTGACCATTTCTGAGCTGGTAATGCTTAACGAAACAGCCTGGCAAAGTGAAGCCGAAACCAGAAAACAAGCCCTTTACATTTGGAACGAAATAAAAAACTGTATTTTTAGAGGTGTAAATAAATCAGGGCTATTACCGGGAGGACTTAAAGTCAGGCGAAGGGCTTACGATCTGAACAAAAAGTTTTTGAAGGGACAAAAATTTAATAATGTAGCGGATTGGATTAAAGCCATAAAAAAAGGGCCAAAAGATTTTAACACTGTCAACAAATGGATAAGTGTTTTTGCCTTAGCGGTAAATGAAGAAAATGCCTCTTTTGGTAGAATCATTACTGCACCTACCAATGGCGCTTCAGGCGTGATCCCTGCAGTACTGATGTATGCTCACTGTTTTACGCCAAATTTTGATGAGGATGAAATCGTGAAATTCATACTCACTGCAGGAGAGATAGGTACCCTCTATAAAAAAGGGGCAACTATTTCTGCAGCCATGGGAGGATGTCAGGCTGAAATAGGTGTCTCAAGTTCTATGGCAGCAGGCGCCCTTACAGAAGCACTAGGCGGGAGAAAAGAACAGGTATGCCAAGCCGCAGAAATAGCAATGGAGCACCACTTGGGCATGACTTGTGATCCAATTGGAGGTCTGGTACAAATTCCATGTATTGAAAGGAATAGCATGGGGGCCATTAAGGCCATCACTGCCTCCAACATGGCCCTGGAAAGCGATTCTTCTGCAGCCCGGCTGAGTTTAGACAATGTTATCCAGGTAATGTGGGAAACGGCCTTGGACATGAAATCAAAATACAAAGAAACATCTGAAGGAGGCCTGGCAAAAATCCCGGTCAATATTGCTGAATGTTAA
- a CDS encoding DUF4160 domain-containing protein, whose translation MPEISRFYGIIIKMYFNEHNPPHFHVEYQDYEAIVNIETGELTGKMSRRALGLVYEWLDQNKEALLENWKRIEERKPLNKIKPLD comes from the coding sequence ATGCCAGAGATTAGCAGATTTTACGGAATAATTATCAAAATGTACTTCAATGAACATAATCCTCCTCATTTTCACGTAGAGTATCAGGATTATGAGGCGATTGTAAATATTGAAACAGGAGAATTAACAGGTAAAATGTCAAGAAGAGCACTAGGTCTTGTATATGAATGGCTGGATCAAAACAAAGAAGCGCTACTTGAAAACTGGAAACGAATAGAAGAACGGAAACCTCTTAACAAAATTAAACCTTTGGACTAA
- a CDS encoding tRNA1(Val) (adenine(37)-N6)-methyltransferase → MGRRPNTYFQFKQFRIEQERCAMKVSTDAVVLGSLAKANSPASILDIGTGTGVLALMMAQKYPVASIDAVEIDKEAFEQARQNVSFNKLGINIKVHQQAFQEFEPGNIEQYDLIITNPPYYSRHLQSSKQNINLARHEQGLNFTDLWTGIDRLLKTEGMLWLILPPKEMEAFKRLGTEKGFYANTQTLLQDRETSKVHRVITSFVRIKPEQPKKSVLVIKDANNAYTPEYIGLLKDYMLHF, encoded by the coding sequence ATGGGACGGCGGCCAAATACTTATTTCCAATTCAAACAATTTAGAATAGAACAGGAGCGGTGTGCCATGAAAGTGAGTACAGATGCTGTTGTTCTTGGATCACTGGCCAAGGCAAATTCACCTGCAAGCATCTTGGATATCGGCACCGGTACAGGTGTGCTGGCCCTGATGATGGCACAAAAGTACCCGGTTGCCAGCATTGATGCGGTGGAAATTGACAAGGAAGCCTTTGAACAGGCTAGGCAAAACGTTTCCTTTAATAAGCTAGGGATTAATATCAAGGTTCACCAACAAGCCTTTCAGGAATTTGAACCAGGTAATATCGAGCAATACGATCTGATTATCACCAATCCTCCTTATTACAGTAGACACCTGCAAAGCAGCAAACAAAACATCAATTTGGCCAGGCATGAACAGGGCCTCAACTTCACCGATTTGTGGACGGGAATTGATCGTTTGCTGAAAACAGAAGGGATGCTATGGCTAATATTACCTCCCAAAGAGATGGAGGCTTTTAAAAGACTTGGAACAGAGAAGGGCTTTTACGCAAATACCCAAACCCTTCTTCAGGACCGAGAAACAAGTAAAGTTCACCGTGTGATCACTTCCTTTGTTAGAATAAAGCCAGAACAACCCAAAAAATCTGTATTGGTTATAAAAGATGCAAACAATGCCTATACCCCCGAATACATTGGTTTATTGAAAGATTATATGCTGCATTTTTAA
- a CDS encoding DNA alkylation repair protein yields the protein MTYKETIERLYTLQNPEKVAFKEKKFGVISNNSLGIYHSELKKIAKEIGKDNGLALQLFDSGIYEARILCSKIFKPKDVTVDLMEKWVKTFENWEICDSFSMGLFTKSDFALEKILEWTKRKPEFEKRAGFTIMAAYCMADKLSDNVVFEAFFPIIKREGNDERVYVKKAVNWALRNIGKRNPDLNKKAILVAQEILETESPTAKWIAKNALNELEKDHIRMSDYPRAIYRR from the coding sequence GTGACCTATAAGGAAACCATAGAACGACTTTACACGCTTCAGAATCCTGAAAAGGTCGCTTTTAAGGAAAAGAAATTTGGAGTTATCTCTAATAATTCTTTGGGGATATATCATTCAGAACTAAAGAAGATCGCTAAAGAGATTGGAAAGGACAATGGACTTGCCCTGCAACTTTTTGATAGCGGTATTTACGAAGCCCGCATTTTATGTAGCAAAATTTTCAAGCCCAAGGATGTTACCGTTGACTTGATGGAAAAATGGGTCAAAACTTTTGAGAATTGGGAGATATGTGATAGTTTTTCTATGGGGCTGTTTACTAAAAGTGATTTCGCCCTGGAAAAAATCTTGGAGTGGACAAAAAGGAAACCTGAATTTGAAAAAAGAGCAGGCTTTACAATTATGGCTGCCTATTGCATGGCAGATAAATTGTCCGACAATGTAGTTTTTGAAGCGTTTTTTCCCATCATTAAGCGAGAAGGAAATGATGAAAGAGTCTATGTCAAAAAAGCGGTGAATTGGGCATTGCGTAATATTGGGAAAAGAAACCCAGATCTCAATAAAAAAGCCATACTTGTAGCCCAGGAAATTCTGGAGACTGAAAGCCCTACAGCAAAATGGATTGCAAAGAATGCATTGAATGAATTAGAGAAAGACCATATTAGAATGTCCGATTATCCAAGGGCAATCTATAGGAGATAG
- a CDS encoding tetratricopeptide repeat protein gives MDKEYREVLFPKEGASAEERMPELIAKLKESIISELGGNKRRIESALKSCIHEGWTENSKEMDFYQLTCAYFTQELKDNPQLSTYIQTEYLDQITTAIGVVSLKVEDIEKVMFSYYELYKDLLSKVNKILDTVIGIRRDIENFSEKTAQLVTQSIKEHIITERQITISEEYQKYVKAIEDYEKGMVSIRSQIEGVHLAITQVDPNTKPILKENLSNLESQLLAKGNEKDKQEIKLNEFVKNVISLAKQLNSTNNLGSERLDKARALFANGKYNELNEVLNESEIDKDIAKFKEQGKILANELTIKAQAILLNKPNDWFEEADRLFAKAISVIEDYNTTFNYAFFLAEHRQINKAGSLFQKAIYYCTKYEEKANILNNLGILQLEKNEFENAEKSFQEALLLYMELSKENPQTFLVHVGTSLNNLGNLQRDSNKLDNAEISYQNALEIYRKLAATNPQIFLANIGDTLNNLGILQRVKIQLDKAGITYEEALKIRRKLAKDNPKTFLAGVATTLNNLGNLQRDNYKFDKAEISLLEALEVYRKLAKENPQTFLKSVSDTLINLGNLQRLKNEYDKAEKFYEKALEIYRKLAESNPQTYLLYNANALNNLGNLQRIKKDYNMAEKSLHEALKIYRELDEVNPQIFLANIAITLNNLGILKSDKKNFKNAENYFQEAFIIRKDLSKDIQFLIPYGDSCNSLATLYRWHLVDKQKSIFYAKGAIKAYASFIPRVPHAVRWSKKAEDILAYWEKN, from the coding sequence TTGGATAAGGAATACCGGGAAGTTCTCTTTCCAAAAGAAGGTGCTTCCGCGGAAGAAAGAATGCCTGAACTTATCGCAAAACTCAAGGAAAGCATCATCTCTGAGCTGGGAGGGAATAAACGACGTATAGAATCTGCATTGAAGTCTTGTATACATGAAGGCTGGACAGAAAACAGCAAAGAAATGGATTTTTACCAACTGACTTGTGCATATTTCACCCAAGAACTCAAAGACAATCCTCAGCTTTCCACCTACATACAAACAGAATACCTAGATCAAATCACTACAGCTATTGGTGTTGTATCCCTAAAAGTGGAGGATATTGAGAAGGTAATGTTCTCTTATTATGAGTTATACAAAGACTTACTTTCAAAGGTAAATAAGATATTGGATACTGTTATAGGGATTCGTCGGGACATCGAAAACTTTTCTGAAAAAACGGCTCAACTTGTAACACAAAGTATCAAAGAACATATCATTACTGAGCGGCAAATTACTATTTCAGAGGAATACCAAAAATATGTTAAAGCAATTGAGGACTACGAAAAGGGAATGGTTTCCATACGGTCTCAGATAGAAGGGGTTCATTTAGCAATTACTCAAGTTGATCCAAACACAAAGCCTATCCTTAAAGAAAATTTATCCAATCTCGAAAGTCAATTATTAGCCAAAGGAAACGAAAAGGATAAACAGGAAATCAAACTTAATGAGTTTGTTAAAAACGTCATCAGCCTAGCAAAACAGTTAAATTCTACCAACAACCTTGGTTCCGAAAGATTGGATAAAGCCAGAGCATTATTTGCGAATGGGAAGTATAATGAGCTAAACGAAGTGCTCAATGAGAGCGAGATTGATAAAGACATAGCAAAATTTAAAGAGCAGGGTAAAATACTAGCCAATGAGCTTACAATTAAGGCACAAGCAATTCTTTTAAATAAACCTAATGACTGGTTCGAAGAGGCTGACAGACTCTTTGCTAAAGCCATATCAGTTATCGAAGACTACAATACAACTTTCAATTATGCCTTTTTTTTAGCCGAACATAGACAAATAAACAAGGCAGGAAGCCTATTCCAAAAAGCCATCTATTATTGTACAAAATATGAAGAAAAGGCCAACATATTAAACAATTTGGGAATTCTACAGTTGGAAAAAAATGAATTCGAAAATGCTGAAAAATCCTTTCAAGAAGCATTACTGTTATATATGGAATTATCAAAAGAAAATCCCCAAACTTTTTTAGTTCATGTTGGTACTTCTTTAAACAATTTAGGGAATTTACAGCGGGATAGTAATAAACTTGATAACGCTGAGATTTCCTATCAAAATGCATTAGAAATATATCGGAAGCTAGCAGCAACCAACCCTCAAATTTTTTTAGCTAATATAGGTGATACTTTAAACAATTTAGGGATTTTACAGCGGGTTAAAATTCAACTTGATAAAGCTGGGATAACTTATGAAGAAGCACTTAAGATAAGAAGAAAATTAGCAAAAGACAACCCTAAAACCTTTTTGGCTGGTGTTGCTACTACCCTAAACAATTTAGGGAATTTACAGCGGGATAATTATAAATTCGATAAAGCCGAGATATCCCTACTAGAGGCCTTAGAAGTATATCGGAAATTAGCAAAAGAAAATCCTCAAACCTTTTTGAAGAGTGTTTCTGATACCTTAATTAATTTAGGGAATCTACAGCGTTTAAAGAACGAATATGATAAAGCTGAAAAATTTTATGAAAAAGCATTAGAAATATATCGGAAATTGGCTGAAAGCAATCCCCAAACCTATTTGTTATACAATGCTAATGCTTTAAACAATTTGGGTAATTTACAACGTATTAAAAAGGACTATAATATGGCCGAGAAATCACTTCATGAAGCCTTAAAAATATATCGGGAGTTGGATGAAGTAAACCCTCAGATCTTTTTGGCCAATATAGCAATCACATTAAATAATTTAGGGATTTTAAAAAGTGATAAAAAAAACTTTAAGAATGCGGAAAACTACTTTCAGGAAGCATTCATTATAAGAAAAGACTTATCAAAAGACATTCAATTCTTAATTCCTTATGGAGATTCATGTAATAGTTTAGCCACATTATATCGATGGCATTTAGTTGATAAACAAAAATCAATCTTTTATGCAAAAGGTGCAATAAAGGCTTACGCATCATTTATTCCTCGTGTTCCTCATGCTGTAAGGTGGAGTAAAAAAGCAGAAGATATTTTGGCTTATTGGGAGAAGAATTAG
- a CDS encoding NAD-dependent epimerase/dehydratase family protein, whose protein sequence is MNKQRIFFTGGSGKAGKHVVPYLLAQGHRVMNVDLKPLNHPGVDNLIADITDSGQMFNAMSSYAALDELEPGNGIPKFDAVVHFAAVPRILINPDNETFRVNTMGTYNVIEAAVKLGIKKIIIASSETTYGVCFSDGPTDPNSLPLEEDYDVDPMDSYGLSKVVNEKTARSFQRRSGFDIYALRIGNVIEPHEYEQLFPHYFKNPEVRRRNAFCYIDARDLGQIVDLCLQKDGLGYQVFNAGNDHNGAIIPSKELAEQFFPGVPITRELEEHEALFSNKKIREVLGFKEQHNWRKYVKWE, encoded by the coding sequence ATGAATAAACAACGAATCTTTTTTACCGGAGGATCCGGAAAAGCAGGTAAACATGTGGTCCCTTACCTCCTAGCTCAAGGACATCGCGTAATGAATGTAGACCTGAAACCTTTGAATCATCCAGGGGTTGACAATTTGATAGCTGATATAACAGACTCCGGGCAAATGTTCAATGCCATGAGTTCCTACGCCGCTTTAGATGAATTAGAGCCTGGCAATGGGATACCAAAATTTGATGCAGTAGTGCATTTTGCTGCCGTTCCTAGAATTCTGATCAACCCTGACAATGAAACTTTCCGTGTCAATACCATGGGTACCTACAATGTGATTGAAGCCGCCGTCAAACTTGGAATTAAGAAAATCATCATTGCTTCTTCGGAAACCACCTATGGTGTCTGTTTTTCTGATGGCCCAACAGATCCTAATTCTTTGCCTTTGGAGGAAGACTATGATGTTGACCCCATGGACAGTTATGGTTTATCAAAAGTAGTCAATGAAAAAACTGCCCGCAGTTTTCAGCGTAGATCAGGCTTTGATATATATGCCTTGCGCATAGGAAATGTGATTGAGCCCCATGAATATGAGCAGCTGTTCCCCCATTACTTTAAAAACCCTGAAGTGCGCCGAAGAAATGCCTTCTGTTATATAGATGCCCGAGACCTTGGACAGATTGTAGACTTGTGTTTGCAAAAAGACGGACTTGGTTACCAGGTATTCAACGCCGGAAATGATCACAATGGTGCTATTATTCCTAGCAAAGAATTGGCAGAACAATTTTTCCCCGGTGTGCCGATTACCCGTGAATTGGAAGAACATGAAGCTTTGTTTTCAAATAAAAAAATACGTGAAGTACTTGGCTTTAAAGAACAACACAATTGGCGGAAATATGTAAAATGGGAATGA